The sequence below is a genomic window from Methylotuvimicrobium sp. KM2.
CGATTTTTACCGCTCGCAACCCATCAATATGGGGCGAAGGCACAACATCCTGTGCATCGGATTCCAAGAAATTTGGTTCCTGGGATCAAAACCTGATGACCGAATGGCACATTCGTTACGGTGGTCGTGGCGTCATGATTTACTGGCATGTGGAAAAGAAATCGACCTGCATATATTCACAACTCAAACGCTGTTCCTCATCGGAAGTCGCCGCGATGATTGAAGGTGTTTTACGTCACTGCACGGACATGGAGATTGACCGGCAATATGTCGATAGTCCACGGCCAAAGTGAGGTTGCTTTTGCCTTCTCTCACTTGCTTGGATTCGATTTGTTGCCACGACTCAAGGCCATTGCCAGCCAAAAATTCTATTGGCCCGGTAACGACAAACACAGCGATTACCCAAATTTGGAGCCTATACTGACACGTCCCATCAACTGGGAGCTGATCATCCAACAGTACGACGAGATGATCAAATATGCTACTGCACTCAAGCAGGGCACCGCCGACCCAGAGGCTATATTGCGTCGATTCACGCGAAACAATGTCCAACACCCCACATACAAAGCACTCGCCGAGTTGGGCAAAGTGGTCAAAACTATTTTTCTGTGCCGATATATTGGATCTGAAGATCTTCGTCAGGAGATCCACGAAGGACTGAATGTTGTCGAGAACTGGAACAGTGCAAATTCATTCATCTTTTACGGCAAAGGCGGTGAAGTCGCGACCAACCAGTTGGAGGATCAGGAATTGTCGGTTCTGGCGCTGCATTTGTTGCAAATCTCCCTGGTA
It includes:
- a CDS encoding Tn3 family transposase, translated to MTGNMSIVHGQSEVAFAFSHLLGFDLLPRLKAIASQKFYWPGNDKHSDYPNLEPILTRPINWELIIQQYDEMIKYATALKQGTADPEAILRRFTRNNVQHPTYKALAELGKVVKTIFLCRYIGSEDLRQEIHEGLNVVENWNSANSFIFYGKGGEVATNQLEDQELSVLALHLLQISLVYVNTLMIQQVLNEPNWSSRMKLEDFRALTPLIYSHVNPHGIFELDMNTRLPIEVAA